GCGATTTATATATTCAGTGTGTAAAGAAATGTCCGCACTCTGACGGGAGCTAATATAAAGCAGGTTGACAGATAACTTTAATGATAACAATAATtgttattatcatattattagtaatgagGAAATAGGATGGGGGAGGTCACGTGAGCTACCTTTGAGGAAGATTTGTTTCTGTTCTCATTTTCCTATTCCttcacttctttttttttttttttttttgtatctatttggaaaagaatacaaaattgtTAAAAACCTTTCATTTACACCCTTTTTATAGAACGTGGCAAAAATAATGGATTTCTACATTTGATAtctaattcaaataataaaaatatatacttttataaagTAGAGGTCTTGGCTCTACATTAAAGTACCATTTGGATCGAGGGGTTTTGGAATCAAAAtctacaaattttaaatttataaacttttaaaatttcatcatttaatttaaatataaaaagataatttcttttaaattaaaaataaatttaatataagataaatttattaaaaataatattaaaataaaaaaatattataaaaattcatcattttttttaaatggtaAATTTTGAACTTTCTCATCTCGtagatagaaaattaaaactttaagaaaataaaattttttaaagatgaGAGATtctttaaaatctataaattcaaattactTTCTACCTGTCAAACGAAAAATTTaagctaaattttatattttataaaatttctcaattcaaatgaaatttaaataaatttttattttatttttataatgagtggaaaaaagtaattatatatgttgTGTACATGCGATTTATTTGAGCTTTGAACTCTTATAAATAACATTTTGTCTCTCATTCTtctaagtttttttattaaaaatttcatatgtTTTAGAGTTTAATTAGATGAAATCAAGCATAATTATGTCTCGCTATAAATACAgggagttttttttttttccttttttccatGTAATAACAATAGAGAACACGTATTGACAATGTCAATCTAGCAGTGGTGAGGTGCGACTGTGGAGGACGATAAAGAGGGAATGAATGGACCTATCCCATCTGCCCTAAACATCCATCAATCCCCTCAAGACTCAAAACTATACCCTTGCTTCCAAAATATATATCACACACGCTAGGGAAAAGTACTAATCGAAAAACcgaaagtttttataaccgaattgaaccaatccgaatttttttattattacggtatggtactggttctttaATAAAAACCATACCGTAACCGTACCAGAACCGGTCCGTCTTGTACTGATCCGGACCAAACCGTAGAATcgaatttttacatatatttataaataattatttatattatataaataatacatatattaaaaaaataatatatatactctataaaaattattttatatttatcatttatataattcaagcaattgttatcgaaatacaaaaaataatacatattaaaaataactataatattataatatactttattctctataaaaaatataagttatatatattaatatgtcacatagtatattgatactagtaatctagtatacatactataatactagatttaaaatttatttacaatctagaaatttttgacaagttaattaaaaaattacttaatttaataaaaagttatataaattagtaaaaattataaaaagatattattatataaatatagtattatttacactatatttattttaattatataatatttttattttaagaattataatattaattatactaaaagtattaatttatataaatattaaaattaagaaataaatattttaaaaataatttttatattattatactaataaaacttaaaaaaattaaatatttagaaataattaatttattaacgtttaaaatattataaattaatattaaaatataaaaaatattaaattatatttataaatttaatttttttttaaaaggatcaaacaaaacttgagaaaaaattgtcaaaatattttttaacaatatagaagttctttacttcctacaacagcggagtcatttgttgtcaagattggcttaaaagttcaaataaacctatcaaactagaagaatcaatagaggatATTGAAAACATAGAGTCAGGtaacatttctttacttcttacatatgtttgtttattgttgatgctgttaagtcttattgacgtaattttttacttttattatagaaattattcaagatcttgagattggtgagtcccttatgctaagattaaatgtggagtgctaattttgagAGGAGATAATAACATTTCTTTGCTAATTTTGAAcatgtattttagtgctacataaagtttgtaaatttatttattttaatgattgccatctgtaaaatatttttatgctagcagtaatatatattttaatggtttgtatttgaatattgaatgaattattgtatttacAAGTGATTGAATTGCGAAAtaggttgttcaagaatgtgattgcaattttaattcagattttcatgctactttttttaggttggtaatcatattttctctaaatgtatttgattaaagatgagattaaaattgtgtttttaaaattttttagaaccgaaaatagcaccgaaccgaactgtattgaaccgtaaaattgatacaatacggtattggatccttttatgtttggtacggtactggtaccttcaattttaaaataaccgagATTTGGTATGATActggtaatttataaataaccgaattggaccgaTCCGTGCTCAGCCCTAACACATGCTATTAAAAATTTggtttctaaattatttttttgaaaagttataaagcttttattttcttttgtcatgAACAAGTTTTTACATACTGCATTAAATTCATATTCTACATTTGGTTAAAGTCCAATTATTTATACatactattattttatcagttaggatttaaagaaattaagaattaacgaGTTAATGTTcaacttttttattcttatttgataCGTATCTttgttgataaattaattgttaaaGAAGTTAATGGTTAATCCTCCGCACAGTTAGGTTATGGTTGGACTTAGTCTAATAAAGCCGAGCAAGCCCTAAATACTGTGAACGCCACCTTAGCCCTTCACCTACCTTGTTCCTTCCCTTTACCTCGACCTTTCTTTATGGTTATGGTGGAAGATACTTTTTGGcctttttactttcttttcagAAGTCCTTTCATGTTTTTCCAACCCTTTACAAGAGCACTCGGAAATAATAACTTGAAAGTATTAGGCTGCTATGCGAATTAAGAAAAGATGAGGAGTATATTTAGACAAGCTCTTCAAAGAGCACGTGTTATCTTTTCCACTTAGCAATGAAGAAGCCAAAACCTTTGGACCTTTTGGTTTCATATGTCGAGCTTTTTGTCTTGTCAAGACGCCATCCGAGTCGATTGCTACCCACGAAATTGTGGCGGCTATTCTTCTTCAAGTGTAATTGTTGGAGGCGcactctctcttttttttcctttcaatacaattattataataaaagtcCTAagtagcaatttttttttttcagtcaGAACTCACTTTTATGATTAGTTATTCTCTCATGCTAAATCACATTCCTAACATTCTATatctcaaaataattataattataataaaaaacagtatagatttttttaataaaaaaaacataacGTTTAATACATAACAAGATTTAAATAACATTAGAGGATTCATTACAAACCATAAACCAAAATGTAAATGATAAGCTCTAACTAACAGGTGAGCAATCTGATTAGCTTGCCTCTCgacaaaaattaatagaatagaAGACATTCACGAATCAAAGAAgcaaactcataaatacaaGCCATATAATTTGTTACTGCATGAACAACCTGTTGATGTCAAGCTCAAATATAACACTCTGATGACCCAACCTTTCAATCCATGAAAGCGCTTCCCTTAATCCCGTCGCCTCAATTTCACGAACTTGAACCAATCCCTCGTAACAGCTAGAAGCACAACATATAAACTCACCTGCTGCATTCCCAAAGGATCATTCCGATCCCCGTCTTTCTTTGAGATTGAAACAAGGCGCACCAACATTACATTTAAGATGATTAGCAAAAGGCTTTTTCCAGCGAACCACAGGAGTCTCAGAGCTGCTCATCACTTGAATACACATTCTAGATATCTTAGTTGCTAACCAGTCACACGACAATTCTAAAGCCATAACGAATAGTTCTATTAGCCTCCAAATGAGTCCCATTCCGTTATTTCCAGATATGCCACAAATGACACACAGCTTTACTAAAAAGTggttaattcaaatttataaactaaaaagaaactgaccaaaaaattattcaaaaatagctatactatttctatttattttattattttaaaattattgttttatttatatatattattatattatatgaattaactATGACCATACTTGTCTCGAATTCAAGCAAAATTGACTACTAATACCTTGtatatgattaattaagtaaCTGTTCACATAAATGTGCTAAGGGCCAACTTTATAGGCTCAAACCAGTCTTtagaaaagacaaaaagagggaatataaagaaattgtTATCACGAAATTGATCGGGTAAAACTTATCCACTATCTCTGTGGActctttcctctctttttctttagggAACTCTTCCTAATAAACCATAAAtatgttataataaatttcttttaaggttattttatataaaaataatttctatgttgtaattaaaagttttaattaattatagataaatataactttcatattattaataggttgtaattttttaaatctagacttttcaaaatttgccttcacataataataataattacatgttaactcaaaaaatatgttatattaagagttttaaaaaataaaatattcatttaaaatagtttagaataataatttattctttagaaTTATTACAGTATCTTTGAATTTGCATAATAACTCTCTAGCATGAACATTTTTTTAAAGTCTACATATAggctttttaatatatatatagttcaactattaattcaataatgaCAGATggctttttaatatattaaagttTTGGATTAACTTATGAGATGAAGAGTTTTAAATAATGGCATAGAGTAGGGTCCATTGCACAAAATGAAATAAGAATTTGTAAGAGCAGGAAGAAGAGAGATGATATTTAAACAAAGGATAAGTAGATTTGTGTAACCAAGAAATTGTAGCCATTCAAATCGAATGGCGTATTCATCAATATGGATATTGTCTGGGGACTTGTGAACATGGGAGTTAACAAATATCCCAATAATGCCTTCAAACCATCCAAGTGGCACTCTTTAGcatcaattataaaatgaaacGTCTGCTCCATCCATACACTCTTTACAAAGATGCCTTTTTCCTTTCTATTAACACCGCCCTCAAATTTAATCACACTGTTGTTGACTCCCTCTTAGTACATGGGTCGCAATTTGTATATACAGTCCACTCTTTTATgcttaacataattaaatttaattatcttacaaaataaaagccgaatttttaattttttagtttattaaatatcaaatatatataaagaaaaaggtcGACTGTgatataatattctattaCCTCCTAAATGGAAATTCTGGCCCCGTCCATGTGGGGAAGTGGAATGagtaatttgattataatCTGCTTCCGAGTTCAACAGTCTCTATCCATCAATCCATTACAACAATTGGCATTCGTATATTAATTTGGTGAATGTATATATGGTTAAGAAGTCGTAGGAAAACTCATTCAGACAAGTGTGGCACACAGTTTTTAGACCTGCGCTGGACCATCCTCCATTAACCCCCTCCCTCTTTGTTGTACACTGTTCTGTCCACTGCCTTAAATGACAACTACTTTTCAGTCCACTTTTATCTCTTCTCACCCCTCTGGTTTTGCTTTGTTCCGGATAGGATAATGCTATCCACATGATGAATGAAGATACCCAAAAAACTACAACAGATTCTGAATGCCAATGCTACACTTatccttcctttttcttttttcttttccttttatgtttTACACCTACTTGGACAATAGATTTGTATAAGTCAATTCCATCAATTGAATTGTTCTTTTCTCGTGTCCTCACAGTTCAATCTAGTGAAATTTGAGCCTGATCCTTTCTAAGGGTAATTAATTGCGCaggataattaattttaatttactgactaaaatttaattttgtctcattttaattatttaatttttttataattttattatatccgTCAATGACAGATTGACATATTGCATTTCTGGCTTAATCACTTTTtactcattaatttttttatcctGCGTCAATTTCTCATATGGCCAAAGTAATTaagttataataaatattaaaattgaatgattaccataaaatatattgaaatttactaattaaattgaaactaAATAAACAATTGAATCATCTTTCATATAATTATCCTTAGAAAACGATCATTATTCTTGCTATTTTGAAATTCCTGAGAACCCGATGACTTTTAGATTCCACAACGAAGGAAAATaagattagaaaaaagaagaagaagaaaatgaaaagccTAATCCAGTTTCTTGATATGGGTTCAAATTTCAAATCAGACGACCTAAGGTTGGCCCAAAGCCATAAAAAGAACATATTTGAGCAGCCTGAACACTGGAAACCAATCCAAGTTTGTAGCCCAACGTCTACCCATGCAAAGTCGGAGTAGCATTCCAACAGGAGAGTGCGCCCAGATCCACTTATTATATATCTGCGAGCCGTTCAAAAAGCTTCAAAATGGAAAACAGAAACAGAGAAAGCATTCCATATCAATGGAAGCGGGAACTATCCTCCCCACCTCCATTCTCTTTAGAAGCCCATTCCATTTCCCAATCTCTCGTCCCCTCCAAAATTTGCGCTTCTTCGTTAGAGCCTCTTCAGATTTAAATTCGCAGGTACTTCTTGAACATTTCTCTTTCTCATTTACTTTGTTCCTTGCCATATTTTTTTCACTTCGGTTGTTCTCTTTGGtaccaaaattattttaagggGAAGTATAGAGGACCGAAGCCGAAGAGAGATTTGGTGGCAGATTGGGTATCGAACAACGACGACACCGTTCGAAGCTTGCCAATTTACGTTGGAGGCGCTTCTCTCTTGGCCGTGCTCTTTAATCGCGCGGCCTCTGGTATTGCTCCTGTTGCCGATGCCAGTAGGTACGTGTCTAATATTGGAATCCTTTgtctaaatattatttttaattcactttcttttttgaaaaaagaaaagaagagaattattGACATTTATTATCTGAGCAATATAAGAGTGACTTAAAATGTTCAACCTCCTCATGGCAGTCTTTTAACTTGGCAGTTCACAATCTAGGGCTGATCTATTGACACTTGGATTGGCTGTTACCAATATATTAGCTGGTTTAATATGGCTCTCGATCAAGCCAAAATCTATATCTCTGGTGAGCACTCTGAATTCTCCCCATCCATGTGTATGTCTGTTTCACATGCCCAAGTGTCTATTCTTGCTGATTGGAGAACATAGTTCTTTTGTTTTTAGGTAAATCCTCAAGGTGTGGAGTGTCAGATTATATTATCCCACCTACCTGACTATGTGGTGTCTGAGTTGTTATGGTACTACTTCATGCTGCTGATTGCTTTGTTATAATTAAAGTTACATTTTCATGTGAATGTATAAGCTTAagttttattgaaaaaaaggaaagcaCCTAACCCGAGCCTGCATGTTTTGCGAAGATCAATAATGTAAAAAAATGAGTGGCTtgctttaatttagttaaatacATTCATTGCCTGAGAGTGATAATCTTCCTTGTCAGTTTAAAATTTGCTCAAGCTTTGCTAAGTAATGTGGATTGATCCTTGTACATATTAATCGAGTCGGCTTATTGGCTAAGGCTTTTCGTAATTTCTCCTCcaatagaaagagaaaaaaagaaagaaagaaggaaatgaTGAGAATGCATATATGGATGATTATAGGTATCAGTTCTTTCTTTTGCCTTTTGAGATGGAGATGGGCAAGGCATTCATAATGAACTATTGCTTTTGTTGCTGATCTTAGGGCATGGGAATCTCTGTCAGCTGCCACATGCTGTAGATCTCTAGTTGTTGTTTATGATTGCGTCTGTTTTCTACAAATTGGTATGGCAGCTGAATCTCCCAATAAGGGTGAAGCATTGTCCGTGGATGCTGCCAAACTGATGCAGGGATCACTTGTTCAAGCCATTAAGAAATCTGGAGCTCGTAAGCAATAGCCAGACTTGTGGGATATGAAAATGTTAACTTTGTTTCACGGCCGTCTCATAATTTTGAAGATagctaaaaaaatagttttggAAAAGATGATCAACTGCCGTGCTTTTTGCAGAGAGCTATCTGGCCAACCTGTCTCTCTATCCTGGGAGGACTGAGCTGCCGTTTCTTCCTTTAAATACACAGGTGATTTTGCTTAGGTTTCTCTGAGAAAGTACAATACAGTATGGCATTCTTATCCTCCTTATATAAGGTTTATATTCCCTTCAAAATTTTAGGGCAAACCAAACCACCTTGCTCCATTGCTGTCTTTCGTTCTGTCTGGACTCTATACTTGTGAGAAACTGTAATGATTCCTTGTCTCTTTCTTCCAAAATCTAAATTGAAAACCAAATtgtttctcaatattagattaataagGAAAAAGTGACTTCAAGCGAATAATTGGGAATTCTGTTCTATTACTTTATGCAGCAATCTTTCAGAAACTTATGTTTGCAAAGTAGAGATTTTCTTCTTAACAAAGGTTCTGCAGTAGGAACTTTTTCTACACGCTCTTCCTTTTAGTTTTAGATATCCTTTTCCTTATAGGCATTGTAAGAAAAGCTTTTTCTCCATGGATGAGAAATACATGCATGTCCTTTTAAACATTTATGTAAATGTTTGGATCTCTTTTGCTGCTTGTTAATATTGACTACTAGATTTCCTGTTTATGTCTTCAGGTATTAACTTTGAAGTTATTTGATAATGTATAGCTAAGCTTGCATTTTTCTCAATGTCATTGAAGTAAGGTCTGAAAAACTACTGTAGGGGTTTGTATTTGTTGTTCAGACACGTTTAAACTATCCCTTATATAATGAATTTGCTGGGTGGAACTAATAAAGTGGGAAACAGACATATCCATTCCCATTAGAATGTTAAATGTGTTTATAAGAATTAatggatttcttttctttttttatatctgCACTGTGGGgaaagttatttttcttaagtgTTGTATTTCTGCATCTTGAAGTCttcttttaccattttacaAACACAGGTTTTGTAATATCTCTACATTAAAAGAAATGCTGAAACAGTATTACCATTTACCAGGCAGTGATTTTGCAGCCACTTGGAGATAAAGGAGTTGCAATAATTGGTGGTGACACAATTAGGGGTTTCACTACTTCCGATCAGGTGCATTCTTTTgtttatcaatttcaaaaacacCGACTCTGCATGCcacatttatttctttcttaattttctcatCTAGCGTCAATGTTTCTAATATCACAAATTCTAGCAGACCAGCACTTTATAGGCCGTTCCTTTTTAATCTCCTGTCATATCACACTTGAGGTTGAATTTCATTCATTATCCTTTTggaaatctcatattttcagGCTTGGATTACATTTATTGGAGAGAAACTTGATAGCACACTAGCAAAATGTGTAATCAGCAGTCCATTGGCAATGCAAGATAGAATTTGAGACTAGCCTGGAGCAAAAGATTCAGGCATGTCATCCGAGTCTGACAACATGTGCTTGGTTGATATTTTAACTAAGAAGACAGTGAAAATATAAGTCTCTGTTCCATGAGATTCAACGTATGCTAGCTTGGCAATGGGATGTTAGAATTCAGCCTTGTTATCGGGAAGCAAATTATTGTGCAGATGGCCTTGCTAATTTTAGATTCAATGTTGGTTATGGTTGTTGTTTCTTAGACAATCCTCCTGATGTTCTAAAGAATTTGTCGTACCAGGATAGAGTTGGTGTTGTCACACCCCTGAATGTTGTTTAGGCATTTCTGCCTccttttgattaaaaaaataaataaaaatttctggACTCATATATGCATAAAGTCTGCCTTATCCTTTATTCAAggtaattttcattttaattttgaaacaaGCATGCTGTCAAGGCATAAGCCATCTAATTAGGTGCTATTTCTGTTTTGTAGCTTTAGGGTGCATGTAGATAGATGGAGCCCTTGGTCAACTGGCCAAAAATTATATCCCTTTACCTATTGAATGTCTGGGATACATATTCAATCCAGGTCAACTCTAATTCCACCTGATCATTTGCAAACCATGGGGTGACAAATCCCAAATATCTTACCTACAGGGGGCGCAAAGCATGCTAATTTTTTCTCATTGATTGTAATGAGGGGATAATTAGGTGTCAAGTTATTTAATAGGCTTGCAAATTGCAAGTTGTAACCTCTCCTATGCCATAATGATCTCTCTTACCGCTTATCCCCACGGGATTTGAATTTTAGTAACTGCAAGTTGGAATTTTCAACTCCAAATCATTGGAACATCTTCCTGGGGCCAAAACATAATCAACCCAATTCATGTGCTGAGCATCAATATTTCTACGGATACTAGACACGTTGACCTTTAGTTATCATAGAATATTTGCATAAGGAATGTCAAATCTCACCATTAatacatttaatataataaattaaaaggttAGAAAATAGTAGTTTTAGCCTATATACATGCAAATTTAAAGGTGTCGCCACATGAAGCTTTCTCTCCTTTCTTATGTCATTTTCTCTTGGTATAACAATTGTCAATAGTCCATATGGTATTAGTTGCTAAAAACGTTCATTGTAACACGAATGTGCCTGGCCATGTTTCCAACTGTTAGCCATAGTTTGAAGTTTTAAGCCTTAgtattgatatttaataacaTTCTTTTTGTAGCTAGCTGCTTAGTTATGAGATGGGTACAAATACAATAttctgaaaatatgaaaaggaCTAAGTAGAAAATACTAAATGCGTGCCAAACTTAACCCAATCTTAAATTTTTGGGCTTCAGCGTTGTTCCTGCTCCTCCATTCTAGATTTCTAGTGGTGAAACTGTATAATTTTTGTCCCATCTTACATCTGAATGTTTCAAGAATGCATTAAAATACATCTGCTTGGGCCACGacactctttttatttgtttctattttGAACGTGCTATAACCGTTTTGGTCGTTATGGTATCTGTATGTTCTGTTTCAGGGACAGCGTGTCCATAGAGTTTTTGGTTAtatctttctcaaatttaagttttttcttCCCATCCGCAGACTCCCCATAGAGCAGCTTTTGTTGAGAAGGTATCGAGATTCACAAACGATGCCAGGCAATTCTTTTGCTACTCGTCTCCAATATTGACATACTGTTAGTCGAACAGTATGTCAGTATTTCCGTAGTGCTATTTTATTTGGCTGTTCTTCCACATGACAGTTTTCAGATTTGTTTATGCACTTAGAAGATTCTTAGGAAGTACACTTATTGACCATTACATGGCATTTATGAATGTGTGGAAATCGATACTTTGAACTTTGATGTGAGACAAGGGAAAGGGATAGAGATGAGACTTTATTGTAATATTATCACATTATAGATGCCACATGAGTTGTACTTGTAAAACGAGGCTTTATCTTTATATGCTTTTGATTTGTAAACGTTTATAATAGTGTTGAATTCCAGAGTGTGCGTTCTGCCAATATATGGTATTAAAATGTacgattttattttaagaaaaatgagaattCCCAATTGGAATATACCTGTGAGCGTATTGAAGTTAACACAAGCAAATTCTAGAGAGCTGCACTGTAAACAGAATAgcaaaagaatgaagaaaagaatcatttcatattttagtAACTTTACAACTGTGTACTTTGCATGTCTATAACACCAAAAGTATAAGGTACGAAATtgtaaaacaaacaaaagaatgaaTTGATGCGTGTATTGTTACTCTGTTTTCAATGGGCGCCTAGCTGCAAGCCCCCTCAATTCTAAATTCGTCAGAAAGGAGACCTCTCCCAGGGAAGGTACCCACTGGCAGTATCAGCAAAGTTGGCTAAGACAAAATCCTTTAGGCCAGTGTCCCAAACTTCACAGAACCGTAATCGCCAGTCAGGAGGTTCTATGGCTACAGTCCCTAGACCAGGTGCTCTGTCCTTTGAACCTTGGTTTTGGTCTTCTTGCCAGTTAGCAACATAGGTAGATACTCGTCGAAAGAACTTGGCTTTGAAAGTATCCCACACCTGGTACTTGTAGTGGTTCACTACAGCTGTGCTTTCTGGCACATTCAGGTACCTGTATCCCTCCTTTAGTTTGAAGTGATGGACCACGTTGAGAAGGGTTGTATCAAGCAGTTCAGGGCGGACAATAGATTTGTGCCGTTCAGGAGCTTGAAGC
The Ricinus communis isolate WT05 ecotype wild-type chromosome 1, ASM1957865v1, whole genome shotgun sequence DNA segment above includes these coding regions:
- the LOC8270358 gene encoding protein COFACTOR ASSEMBLY OF COMPLEX C SUBUNIT B CCB4, chloroplastic isoform X3; its protein translation is MQSRSSIPTGECAQIHLLYICEPFKKLQNGKQKQRKHSISMEAGTILPTSILFRSPFHFPISRPLQNLRFFVRASSDLNSQGKYRGPKPKRDLVADWVSNNDDTVRSLPIYVGGASLLAVLFNRAASGIAPVADASSSQSRADLLTLGLAVTNILAGLIWLSIKPKSISLVNPQGVECQIILSHLPDYVVSELLWAWESLSAATCCRSLVVVYDCVCFLQIGMAAESPNKGEALSVDAAKLMQGSLVQAIKKSGAQSYLANLSLYPGRTELPFLPLNTQVL
- the LOC8270358 gene encoding protein COFACTOR ASSEMBLY OF COMPLEX C SUBUNIT B CCB4, chloroplastic isoform X2 gives rise to the protein MQSRSSIPTGECAQIHLLYICEPFKKLQNGKQKQRKHSISMEAGTILPTSILFRSPFHFPISRPLQNLRFFVRASSDLNSQGKYRGPKPKRDLVADWVSNNDDTVRSLPIYVGGASLLAVLFNRAASGIAPVADASSSQSRADLLTLGLAVTNILAGLIWLSIKPKSISLVNPQGVECQIILSHLPDYVVSELLWAWESLSAATCCRSLVVVYDCVCFLQIGMAAESPNKGEALSVDAAKLMQGSLVQAIKKSGAQSYLANLSLYPGRTELPFLPLNTQPLGDKGVAIIGGDTIRGFTTSDQAWITFIGEKLDSTLAKCVISSPLAMQDRI
- the LOC8270358 gene encoding protein COFACTOR ASSEMBLY OF COMPLEX C SUBUNIT B CCB4, chloroplastic isoform X1, producing the protein MQSRSSIPTGECAQIHLLYICEPFKKLQNGKQKQRKHSISMEAGTILPTSILFRSPFHFPISRPLQNLRFFVRASSDLNSQGKYRGPKPKRDLVADWVSNNDDTVRSLPIYVGGASLLAVLFNRAASGIAPVADASSSQSRADLLTLGLAVTNILAGLIWLSIKPKSISLVNPQGVECQIILSHLPDYVVSELLWAWESLSAATCCRSLVVVYDCVCFLQIGMAAESPNKGEALSVDAAKLMQGSLVQAIKKSGAQSYLANLSLYPGRTELPFLPLNTQAVILQPLGDKGVAIIGGDTIRGFTTSDQAWITFIGEKLDSTLAKCVISSPLAMQDRI